The DNA window AAGTAGATCAAATTAGATAAGTACAAGCAGTATTAAAAAGATCAGTGTTTAAGAGTTTAAAATCTTCCATTTGAATGAGAAATTCTAAGTTGTAAGCTTTGTAGGTTTGTAAGACTGTGACGGGGTGGGGTGTGCATCTTTATAGGGAACAGTGGAGCTCCACTGGATTAGGGCATCTGCTGAGCTTTTCTGATTGTAACAACATCCTGTTTAGTTTCACACCTGCattgaaaacactgaaatgcacCAGTTCATTCCTAGAGGCTCTTTGGCCGGAGAAGCACAGGATGTACCACAGGAATAAATAATCAGTTATTAAATACAAGTATAGAAGGGTTTGTGGGAGTGGTTCTTTTTTAACACACCTCTCTCAGTCtccccacagcgccccctgttgaCCAGTGGCAGAATATTTACTGTTTATTCCAGCAGGAAATCTTTCACATGCCGATGGAATGGAAACCTGTGATcacaaacattaataaaaaaccCAGAGATTGTGTGTTATGCTGAATTCCTCTCTTTGATCCATTTTATGTAACGcatgttataataataaaaatatagtCGAACAGCTGACAAAGGTTAAGGTAAGCTTACGAGTAGCTTGGAATTCATTTGTGACCAGGAAGCAAACTAACAAAAGCCAGGCAAAATATATTCCAGAAATGCCTCTGATGTAAAAATCCTAGAGATTTTCTTTTACACAGAGAGCTAAAGGTATCCGAAATCCAGGAGGGATGTTCCTAGTAAATGTTCATGCAACATTTCTGACTTTGATAGAACCGTTTAGGAATAGTACATGCATAAAATGCATTCCAAGAGTGGCGAATATTTTCATCATACAATCTTACAACCAAATGAAAATTTGACTGGAATGTTTTCCAACATTTCTTACATATTTAATAAGCTCAGACAATTCAGAGAGATTCATCCTAGTGTCCCTTGTCACGTATAATGTTTtaaaccagtggtaaccaaacctgttcctggagatcagccaacctgtaggttttcatttcaactctaatttggcacacctgagtctactaatcagcagctcaatgaAATCTCTAGCTAAtgaatgatgtgtgctttgttatgatTGGAGTTAAAATCtgcaggacggcagatctccaggaacagggttggttaccactgttttGAACTATCTCTTTTTCTAATAATTCACAAATTTACTAACCTTACACATTAGACTTCTTCCTATAGGTAGAATTTAATTTGACCAACTGAGCTCCGAGACCACAAAGGCGACtaaggagaagaaaaaatcaaggaaatacatttgcaaTGGTAACGTGAGACCAGCCATATCATCAGATTACGAAGCATAGGGACTCGTTGATGAAAAAAGACTATGCCTATATAAATATTGACGTACAAGCAACTTAGTACTTTACAGTGAAGCGAGTTGTAGTACCATCCAAATCGATGagaaaagctgcttttgtttgtttcttaacggCCAGTTGTTGCGAAGGAAATAACCCAccatacagaccaatctggtgtgtgcgtATTATAAGTGTCTGTTACAAGgaagctgtttcttttccattaatcacttggGAGCATCCAGAAGATCAGGCTATGTCAACGCAGCAAGCTAATTCGCTGAACATATTTAAGATTAAACTCTGAACTAAATTAAAAACTCAAACACGTTGAAgtgtacatttaatttatttaataaatattaaacatcatttaaaatgtctaaggtctccccaaaaggaCATTGTTCATTaagttattgaccgtgttacatttatcaagtgTTATATTCCTGGCGACTCCTCCACTGTCAGTTTCAGAACTGCATGCTGAGGACATTATGTAATATGGTCACACTCTCGGCTGCCCCACAGGGCGCTTCGTAAAAGATATTAaagatattaaaatgtatttactaaaatgtattgaattattaaacaaatgAGTAGGCTATATTAAAATATTCGCAGTTTAAATGAAACTATTATATCAGCGCAATGTATCGCACGCACTTGTTTCCCATGGGTATAGAGCAGGCTGAGATCATTTTCTCCCCTTGATGGGCTCTAAGCACACAAGAAAACAACTGATGCGGTTTAGAGAAGACAAAGCCCTGCGTTACAAAGCAAAGCTACATGAATCATAATGagcaacatactgtacatctgtaCACTAGGATGAACTTCTGAAGATGGTGCTAAACTATTTAAgaattttaatcattatttgtttaatatCGACTGGTGCTTGAGGCAGACAATTAAATGTTTCAAgtagaaaaaaacatgtaatcaGTTAAACAGCTGATTATATAGTTGTGCTGTATCAAACGCATTCCTGTCTGCTATGACTGCATGTTTAAACGACATTAGCAATAATGCAGTGAGTGTAAATATAAATTAGCCGTCATTATTGTATTAAGTGGGCAAGGATGTAACCCCTCTTTCAGAGAATGTTTTTACAAGCTGAGTAAATTCCAGGACCGCGCGCTGTAAAGTTCATCCTCGCGTCTCGTGCCCGTCCTGCGGCTGCACGGCCGGCGCCGTTATTCACTGTCAAGTAACCGCTCTCTTCCAGCGCAACCTCCCTTTGTCCCCTTTCTTCTAGTACCTCTGCCCTTTCATTGGCCAAGAGGGGATACGATACAACCTGATTGGTCATAAGTTTTTCCTCTGTGTTCAACACTTGCAGTGTCGCCCACCCCACCAACTAAATATCCGGAGTTCTTTATCATTGTGCTCCAGTTTGAAATACACCTTGGTTTGAGCGAATAAGACAGAGCTGCATTATAGGAAACAAATACGGGAGAGCGATGTGCCCTTAAATTAAACGGAACACGTTCTTCACAACTGAGGAAAGAAGATTTTAAATAGTTGTGATTTCACTGAAGAAGTATCTGGTTAATACAATACCCGTGGAGAGAAGCAAGAACCATtcaaatctttaaaaacaaacaaacaaaacaaaacaaaaaaacaaaacaatataaagTGAAAATGGTTTCCGCGGGTTTGGAGATCATGGGTTTAGCGCTGTGCGTTATCGGCTCGTTACTTGTGATGGTGACATGCGGTCTGCCCATGTGGAAAGTGTCAGCATTCATCGAAAGCAACATCGTCACCGCCCAAACCAGCTGGGAAGGACTGTGGATGTCCTGCGTGGTACAGAGCACGGGCCAAATGCAATGTAAGGTGTACGACTCGGTGCTCGCGCTCACCACTGACCTACAGACTGCGCGAGCACTCAGCATCATCTCCTCCGTACTGGGCGTATTGGGCTTGATGGTCACGATTGCCGGTGCGCAGTGCACAAACTGCATCAAAGCAGAAACAGTGAAAGCTAGAGTGGTAAACGCCGGTGGGGTGATCTACATCATAAGCGGAGTGTTCGCCCTGGTCCCTTTGTGCTGGATGGCTAACAACATCATCTCGGACTTCTACAATCCTAATGTCCCAACGTCGAAGAAGCGAGAGATTGGGGCCGCGCTCTACATTGGATGGGCGGCCACCGGACTGCTACTGCTTGGCGGTGCGATGCTGTGCTGCTCCTGCCCCGCGTCTGAAAACTCCTCTTATTCAGTCAAATATGCGCCAACGAAAAGAGCCACGCCGAATGGAGACTATGATAAAAGGAATTATGTTTAGCTTTCACTCCGGCACCTGTTTAATTAGTGGCTATCCGTTTCATCTTTTGACATAAAATGATCTTCAACGTTTTGCACCTGAAATTTGAACTGTTTGAACTGAAAATTATGTAAAGTTTTACAGTTCAGCCAACTCGCATTATAATATACAAAATTACGGAGACCGTTGTAACCCGCTTATAGTAGACACGTTTTGGAGATTGTCCAACTATATGTCGAGCATATCCATACAGTAGTGAtatgacagaaacacagatgtTTGTATTTTAGGTACCTGCATTTCTAGTGCAGAGCTCGTGTCATGCATGTTACATAGAAACTTTTGTTGGATTTTAGCTTTAGCGTTTTGAATTGTTCACCTTTGTACAGACTATTCGAGATGTTTCTTTTCAGAAGGGGAAGGGGTCAACGCTGAAAGAACATATATCCGCTtcattttatatgcatttgtgAATACAGCCACGACGTGAATAGCCTACGCTGTACAGCTTCTCGCAGCAAATAGATATCTTATATTTCACATGGATTTTCTGAGATAAAATATAATGTCCGTAATGGCTGGAGCCCACAGGGATCTGTTTTTGCCTGAATTTGTGTGTTCAGGATTTCCCTCCAAAGGTTTTAATGAATATCCAATAGGGTCGCGATCAAGACAGCGACATTAATTTGCAATTCAGTATAAACCTCAGGTATGTTTAAAATAACGGGGAATACATaagtatatttttcttttcttttaccAGAAGATGGCAAACAATGTTGTTAAGTATTATTGTAGGATAAAAATACACAAGCATATAGCCTAGGTTACTTGCGTTGTTTAAATTGGGAATACAATGCcgaatgtgtaaaaaaaaaaaaaaactcaactgtGTTGTCTGTAGTTCAGGCCTTTCCAGCAAACTGCATTCTGTTTCTCTTCcggaaacatttatttttgtatctgACGAAAGTTATGCTGTACTTCGGACTCATTTGGTTgtggtgttattattattttttagaaataaacatacattGTAATTACCCGTTTGTGTATTTGGGCTGTgctgttatatttaaaaaatatataccatAAACTAGTAgcctattataaataaaacagcttgttgtaataatgaaaacagaaaagaaagcagTGGTCAGGTTTGGGTCGGATTAGGCTGATAATGTAGAATAGTGTTCTCCTAAAAATAAGCATTATAGCGGATACAACAGTCAAACAACTATCAGGGTAGCTTACTTTATCAGGTTGGTACTTCAGCTTGGAATGGTATTAAAGTTTTTACGCTGGGTATGGTAAAACTGGAGTCTGCGTACATTTAATATACAGAAATTGATGTAAGTTTTGAAATATGTAACATTTCCCATAGGGCAAActgatgtttttcaaaaaagtttttcagttGCCTATCCATTCCCTGAGATTTTCAATATGGCTGACTTTGTTAGTCACTATTATTTAACCAGAGATTCGCACAGACGCTAAAGTAGTGCCCCGAATTCCCACAGCGGGCCCTCTGACCCCCTTGTCAGCAGGAGAAAGTATTTCGGTAAGCCATAAAAACGCGCATGACAATACCCATTCACTCAAAGGATTCTTCAGCATAACGCACAATACCCGACCGAACACCCTCCCATCCCCCATGCAACTTGAAGAGGCGAGAGTGAAAGAGGCGAGACGCCTTTTAGAATTTGCTGGAAGCACCTCCCCATATCATCTACACCAGATTCCATTACAAATTCCCCCATCATACTATTTGCTGTTATTATAGCGTTTACTCGACCCCTCTCGGAAATGTACATGGTCAGTACCGTGCGTTTGCTCGCTCTTGGCTACGTCGCCGTTTCACGTAGTGTAAATTGGTAAAAAGTAGAACAAGTTCAAGCACGCGAAGAAGCAATTGATCCGACGCCAGCGTCTGCATAAGGGAAATAATGTAGCATCGCATAATGTGTGTAATTAACAATAGTATTGTTAAGTTTAAGTTGAGAAAAATATTCTTCGAAATGGCGCGGTTTTATTGTGGGTAAAACACCTGCTAGTAATAAATGTGCCCTGCTCTAAATCTTCTGAACAAAATTCAAAGCGCATTATATTTAAGACTACCACATAAGACGCTTAGCCAGTCATATGCCCTCATTAAACCAGAAAACACGCCGACCTTTGAGAACAATTATGAACGAACAATAAGTCATTATTACGTGGCAGTGCTGCATAAACTGCAATTATGGGgtattttgaaattataatCCAACAGTTATGGTGTTTCCCCATGACTCCTATCTTTTCCAATCACGAGTTCAAATACCTGTCCACTGTCTGCATATCACATATTAATAACACACCACTCTGTTAGCCTATATGTAGCCTAGGCTCAAAATGTGCACGACAAAAGGACAAACACTTTGAGAACAGAACTCAACAATaaacagggaaagaaaaagCATATCCACGTGGTCAGTGGAAGTCAAAAGCCATGGTCTATGCAgattgcaaaacaaaacacatgttCTCACTGCAGTATTGTTGTAATATTCTGGATGTAATAACAATCTCCCCTTAATTAGACTCTATAATTGGCTTTCAAAGGTTGCATCCATTGAATTTTCAGGCCAAACATGGTTGCATCCTATCTGCTGTGGCAGAGACCAGCAGTTTGAGTGTTTATTGTGTGGCTGTTAGTTCCAGTCTATTCGCATTTAGTCATTTGGGTGGGcagaagcggggggggggggggggggggggggggtcaggcatCTTTAAAAGAGCCTTCCCGCCAGCTTTTTGGtggaggagagaaaagaggcAAACAGTGTGACAACGTCACTGAAAGGCTCCTCGCCATGGCAACTGTAAAGAGTCTGCAGTTGCTTAGTTACAGGGACTAATGTGGTCATAtgggtttttttaataaaggaaaTTCCAGAGACATTCCTGCTCGTCTTTTCAGGATCCtcacatacacttgcacactcCAGCCACTGAACCTTAATTCATAACCATAGTGTTCTGCACAAACATAAACTTTATTGCTGGGCAGATattgtcccctccccccttgaacccccccccccctcgcccccatgGTCCACAGTCAGGCCCACAGCAGTACAGAGCTGTGCCTGTACAGCACAAACTCAGCATGATGCTTTTACACAGGCATCACCCAGCACCCAGACTCATACACCCGGACACAGCTCCCCGAGCATGATGCTTTTACACAGGCATCACCCAGCACCCAGACTCATACACCCGGACACAGCTCCCCGAGCATGATGCTTTTACACAGGCATCACCCAGCACCCAGACTCATACACCCGGACACAGCTCCCCGAGCATGATGCTTTTACACAGGCATCACCCAGCACCCAGAC is part of the Anguilla anguilla isolate fAngAng1 chromosome 10, fAngAng1.pri, whole genome shotgun sequence genome and encodes:
- the cldn5a gene encoding claudin 5a, which gives rise to MVSAGLEIMGLALCVIGSLLVMVTCGLPMWKVSAFIESNIVTAQTSWEGLWMSCVVQSTGQMQCKVYDSVLALTTDLQTARALSIISSVLGVLGLMVTIAGAQCTNCIKAETVKARVVNAGGVIYIISGVFALVPLCWMANNIISDFYNPNVPTSKKREIGAALYIGWAATGLLLLGGAMLCCSCPASENSSYSVKYAPTKRATPNGDYDKRNYV